GGCTTGTCGAGTGCGATGATCGCCGTGTAGACGATGTCGCCCTGGCGCGTTTCGCCGTAGGCGCGGATGCGGCCCACCTTGCCGGACAGCGCCGCGCCGGGCAGCGCATCGAACGTCAGCGCGACGGGCGCGCCTTCACGCACGCTGGCAATGTTCAACTCGGTCAGATCGCTCGTCTCGATCTGCCACGCGGACAGGTCGGCCAGGCGCACGGCAAAGCCGCCCACCGGCACCGCCTCGCCCGCCTTCACGTTGAGCGTCACGACGCTGCCCGCGAATGGCGCGCGCAGTTCCGTGTCGGCGAGGGCGAACTTCGCCTGGTCGAGCGCGGCCTGCGCAGCCGCGGCATCCGTGTCGAGATTTTTCAGCGCCGCGGACGCCGCGGCGACGTCGGCGTCCGCCGCCGCGATCTGCTCGGTGCGCGGGCCGGCCTCGGCCTGCGCCTGAACCGTTTGCGCCTGTGTCGCGCGCTCCTGCGCCGCTTGGAGGTCGGTCGCGCGCGGGCCCTGCGACAACTGCGCGAAGACCGTCTGCGCCAGATTGTAGTCGATCGTCGTCTGTTCGAGTCGCAGCGCCTCCGGGCCGATGTTGCCGAACGGCGCGTCCTTCACCCGGTCGTACGCGAACTGCGCCTGCTGCACCGCGCGCGCCGCTTTCTCGACGTCGGCTTTCGCCCTGGCAAGCGCAATCGGATCGCTGGTGCTCTGCACGCGCGCCAGTTCGGCACGCGCCACGGCCACACCCTGGCGCGCCACGGCAATATCCTCGGCGCGCGGGCCGGCTTTCAGCAGCGCCAGCGCGGCCTGTGCTTTGGACAGCACGGCGTTGGCGCCGGCGCGCGCGCCAATCACCCGCGCCAACGCCGCATCAGCCTGGGCAACGGCGGCCTGCTGCCGCTTTGATTCCAGGCGCAGCAGCGCCTGTCCGGCGCTGACCTTGTCACCCTCGGCGACCAGCACCTCGGCCACGACGCCGGTCGTGCTCAGCGCCAGATCGGCGCGACGGACCGGCACTACGCGCCCTTCCACGATGACCCGGTCACCGACCGGCCGGCCGCCAACCTGCGCGGCGGCAGTCGGCGTCGGCTTGACCGGCACCGCCTGCGTGTCGGTACACGCGGCAACAGCCAGCATCAGCCCGAGGCCGAGCAGTGCGCCAACTAATGTGCGTGTTCGCATGGCTCACCTCTCCGTTACGCGTTCGCCTTCATCTCGCCGGCGATCATTTCCTGCCGCCCGGCCTGCGGGGTGGTCAGGTGCGTGTCGTTCACCAGCTTGCCATCTTTCAGGAAGATGATCCGGTCGGCGTAGGCGGCGATGCGCGGGTCGTGCGTGACCATCAGCACGGCGCGGCCCCACTCCTTGGCGACCTGCTGCAGCAGCCCGGCGATCTCGTCGGCGGAGCGCGTATCCAGGTTGCCGGTCGGCTCATCAGCTAGCACCAGTTTGGGGTCGGTGATCAGCGCGCGCGCAATCGCCACGCGCTGCTGTTGCCCGGCTGACAACTGGTCTGGCCGGTTGGCCAGCCGCGCGCCGAGGCCGACCTTGGTCAGCCACTCGGCCGCCTTCTGCTTCGACTCCGCGGGCGACTTGCCATCGAGCAGCAGCGGCAGGGATGCGTTGTCCACCGCATCGAGGATCGGGATCAGGTTGAAGAACTGAAAGACGAAACCGATCTTGCGCCGCCGCAGCGCGGTTAGCGCGTCGTCGGACATCGACGACAGCGAACTGCCATCGATGTTGACATGGCCCTCGCTCGGGCGGTCGAGTCCGCCGAGCAGGTGCAGCAGCGTCGACTTGCCGCAGCCGCTTGGCCCCATGACAGCGACGAACTCGCCGCCTTCCACGCTAATGCTCACGTGGTCGAGCGCGATGACCTGCGCCTCATCCTTGCCGTATATCTTGGTCAAGTTCTCAGTCTGAATCAGTGGCACACTGGCCTCCGGTGGTTATGGTTCCGTACTTACTCTAAACGTCAGCGCCTGTGGGGCGCCGTTATCGCGGGTTTGGCGTTTGTAATCTGCTTCCTGGGCCGCCCGCGCGGCTTTACATCCGGCTCGGGCAGCGGCTGCTGCCGGATCTCGTCCAGGCGCGCTTCGGCCAGATCGAGCCAGCGCAGATCGGCTTCGAGGTGCATCGCCGCTTTTTCCAACAGCATCAGCCGCGCCAACTCGGCGGCTGGATCGACGCGTGTGCGCTGCGCGGTGATCGCGTGCAGTTGACGATACAAATGTCCGCGCTGCGCATTGATCAACTGGCTCGGGTCGGCCGCGCCGGTGACCAGCCCGAGCATCAATTTAATATAGAACTCGTCACGCTGGTGCTCTGGCGCGACGCTGGCGTCGAACCACTCGCGCAACGCCTCGTACCCGGCCGGCGTGATCGCGTAGATGCGCTTCTCAGGCCCGCCGTCCTGTTCGACTGACTGCTCGGCCACGAGGCCGAGCTTCTCCATGCGCCCGAGCGTGGTGTAGATCTGCGCTGGTTTGACGTCCCAGTTCTCTTTGCCGACGACCGCCTCGAAGGCGGCGCGCAGTTCGTACCCGTGGCGCGGCCGCCCAGCAAGCAGACCAAGGACGGCGTGACGAACAGACAACGCGAAATCTCCTCGGTAATTGGCAAATAGGCTACAAGTTACTAGATTACGATAAATATATATCACGAGTTACTAGTTTTGTCAATGACCTGTTTTGTATCTCACTGGAGAAGTCTCTATACTGGTCAATGCTTCGGAGTCGATTATGCCGACCCTGCAACGGATAGCAGAATCATTCGACACCTCAAAGTATTGCGCCACGCAGGATGTAGGGACAGGTCTCTGACCTGTCCGCCGACGGAACAAAGACCTGCCCCTACACGAGTGAGACAGGCGCGCGAGTAGTCCAGTAATTCTGAAAAACCGCTTCAAGACACGCTGCATATGCCTGCGGTTCTAATTTCCCTACTACCACTATGACCACCACACTCTTGAACCAGTTGTTCCCCGTCGCCAAACCGATCATCGCCATGGCGCACTTCCCGCCGCTGCCGGGGACGCCGCTCTACAATCCCCGACTGGGCGTCGATGGCATGCTCAAGAGCATGCGCGACGATATTGACAAACTGGTCGCGGGCGGCGTCGATGGCATTCTGTTCTGCAACGAGGGCGACCGTCCGTACGCCCTGCACGCCGACTTTGAGGCCGTGGCGGTGATGACGCGCGTCATCACCGAGCTCGCCCCGCGCGGCCGACCGTTTGGCGTCGACTTTTTGTGGGACGCCAAAGCGCCACTGGCCGTGGCCAAGGCAACCGGCGCCAGTTTCGTCCGCGAGGTGTTTACAGGCGTATACGAGAGTGACATGGGGTTGTGGCAGCCCGACGCCGCGACGATGCTGCGCTACCGCCACAACATCGACGCCGACGACGTGCGCGTCTTCTACAACGTCACGCCGGAGTTCGCCTCGCCGCTTGGCACGCGCAGCATCGGGCAGCGCGCGCGCAGCGCCGTCGTCTCGTCGCTGGCCGATGCCATTCTGGTCTCCGGTCCGATGGCCGGCAGCGAGCCGGATATCTCCTGGCTGCGCGAGGCCAAGGCGGCCGTTGGCGACAGCGTGCCGGTCCTGCTCAACACCGGCGCGAAGGCCGAAAACATCCGCGAGTTCCTCACGGTCGCCGACGGTGTGATTGTCGGCTCGTATCTGAAGGTGGACGGCTACACCTGGAACCCGGTTGACGCCGCGCGCGTCGCAAAGTTCGTCGCCGCCGTGAAGGAAGTCCGGGGTTAGCGTGCCGGCCTATCTGCTCGGGATCGACGTCGGCACGACCGCGACCAAGATGATTCTGGTCAACGACGGCGGCCGCATCGTCGCCGAGACATCGCGGCCGTCGGCGCTCACCGCGCCGCAGAGCACCTGGGCCGAAGAAGACCCGGCACAGTGGTGGGACAATGTGTGCATGCTGGTACCCGTGGTGCTGAGCCAGGCCGGGGTCAAGCCCACCGACGTCGCCGCGATCGGCGCCTGCGGGATGGTCCCCGCGCTGGTGTTGCTCGACGCGGGCGGCGCGGTGCTGCGGCCGGCGATCATGCAGAGCGATGCGCGCGCGGTCGACGAGATCGCGGCGCAGCGGCGGCAGACCGACGAAGCCGATATCCTGGCGCGCACCGGCAGCCCGATCACCCAGCAGAGCATCGGCCCTAAGCTGGCCTGGCTGCGCAAGCACGAGCCGGACGTGATGCGCCGCGCGGCGCGACTGATGGGCTCGTACGAGTACATCACCAGCCGCCTGACCGGGATATACACGGTCGAGCGCAACTGGGCGCTGGAAAGCGGACTGTTTGACCTGCACAAAGAGGACTGGGGCGACCGCCTGCTGCGGCTGGCCGGCATCGAGCGCGCGTGGCTGGGCGACGTCCACTGGCCGGCCGATGTGATTGGAACGGTGACCCGCGACGCGGCCCGCGCCACCGGGCTGGCGGAAGGCACGCCGGTGGTGACCGGCAGCGCCGACCACGTCGCCTCGGCATTTTCGGCTGGCCTGCGTCAGCAGGGCGATCTGCTGGTCAAGCTGGGCGGCTCGGGCGATGTGCTGTTCACGCTCGACCACGCCGAGACCGACCCCCGGCTGTACCTGGATTACCACGTCATCCCCGGCAAGTTCATTCTCAATGGCTGCATGGCCTCCAGCGGCAGCCTCATCCGCTGGTTCCGCGACACGTTCGCGCCGGGCGCCGATTACGCGCAGTTGGACGCCGAGGCCGCATCGCTTCCGGCCGGTGCCGACGGGCTGATACTCCTGCCGTACTTTCTCGGTGAGAAGACGCCGCTCAACGACCCGCTGGCGCGCGGCACACTGGTCGGCCTGACGCTGTCGCACACGCGCGCGCACGTCTTCCGCGCCGTGCTCGAAGGCATCTCGTTCGGGTTCCAGCATCACATGGACGTGCTGGCGGAGCACAATTACCGACCCGCGCGCGGGCGGCTGACGAACGGCGGGGCGCATTCGGCGCTCTGGCGGCAGATCACCTCCGACGTGCTGGGCCTGCCGCTCGAAGCGATCGCGCATCATCCCGGCTCGTCGCTGGGCGCCGCGTTCGTGGCCGGCAAGGGCGTCGGCGTGTTCGCCGACTGGGGCGACATCGAGCGGTGCATCGAGGTCAGCAGCGTGACGCAGCCGAACATGCGGAACCACGAACGCTATCGCGTGCTGTTCCCGCTCTACCGCGAGATCTACGAGAAACTGAGGGACACATATCCCGCGCTCGTCCGTATCACCGCGCAGGGCGCGTCCGCGACTTGAGATCGGACAGATTCCCGATAAATCAAACTGATTCATTCGCTTCATGTCCTGGGTTGTCATGCTGAGAAGGCCCATGCCCGCACTGGGCGTGCGGCGCTGCATGACGTTTGTTGTAGGGGCCGGGCTTGCCCCGGCCCAGCACCGGGCGACCGCAAGGGTCGCCCCTACGAGCAATATCGCGAACGTCATGCGCAGCGCATTCGCGCTTCATCCTGTGCCCGCGCTTTCAGCACGGAGCATGGCGTACGCCGCGCTGCACAGGACATGCATGACAACCGGTTTCGTCTCCGGCAATCGCTCGCATACGGAAACCAGGAAAATTCTCGTTGACACCCGGCATCGGGGGTGCTACAATCGACTTGAAATCTGCCGATGTGCTTGAAACGATGTCTACCCTGCAACCGAGTATGAATGGCGCCCCTCACGCTCTGCGTGCCGCGGGCGCTTTTTAATTTCCCGCCGCGCCCACCCCCGCTGCTTCGCTGGAGCGCGCGCGGAACATCCACAGAGGTGATGGTATGCTTTCCGATCTCGAAATTGCGCAAGCCGCAACGCTCAAACCGGTGCTCGATATCGCCCGCCCGTACGGGCTGACCGAGTGCGACCTCGACATGTACGGCCCGTACAAGGCCAAGGTGCACCTCGACGTGCTCAAGCGGCTCGGCGACCGCCCGCAGGGCAAATACATCGACGTGACGGCGATCACGCCGACGCCGCTCGGCGAGGGCAAGACGGTCACGACAATCGGCCTCTCGCAGGCGCTGCACCATATCGGCAAGAAGGTCGCCACCTGCATCCGCCAGCCGTCGATGGGCCCCACGTTCGGCATCAAGGGCGGCGCGGCCGGCGGCGGATACTCGCAGGTCGTGCCGATGGAGGAGTTCAACCTGCACCTGACCGGCGACATTCACGCCGTCTCAATCGCGCACAACCTGCTGGCCGCGGCGATCGACAACCATATCTACCACGGCAACGCGCTCGAGATCGACACGCACGGCATCACCTGGAACCGCGTGGTCGACCTGAACGACCGCGCCCTGCGCAGCGTGATCGTCGGGCTGGGCGGCAAGGCGAACGGCCGCCCGCGCGAGTCAGGCTACGATATCGCCGTGGCGTCGGAGGTCATGGCGGTGCTGGCGCTCTCGACCAGCCTGCAAGACCTGCGCCAGCGGCTCGGCCGTATCGTGATCGGCACGACCAGCAAGGGCAAGGCCGTGACCGCCGAGGACCTCAAGGTCGCCGGCGCGATGACCGTGCTGTTGAAAGACGCGCTGATGCCGAACATCCTGCAGACGCTGGAAGGCAACCTCGCCTTCGTGCACTGCGGCCCGTTCGCCAACATCGCGCACGGCAACAACTCGATCATCTCCGACCAGATCGCGCTCAAGCTGGCCGACTACGTCGTGACCGAGTCGGGCTTCGGCGCGGACATGGGCATGGAAAAGTTCATGGACATCAAGTGTCGCTATTCCGGCCTGGTGCCGAGCGTGGTGGTCGTGGTCGCGACCTTGCGGGCGCTGAAGATGCACGGCGGCGCGGGGCGGGTGGTGGCCGGCAAGGCGCTGCCGAAGGAGATCGCGGCGGAGAACCTGCCCGCGCTCGAGAAGGGCATCACGAACCTGCAGAAGCAGATCGAGAACGCGCGGCTGTTCGGCGTGCCGTGCGTGGTCGCGGTCAATCAATTCACTGGAGACAGCGACCGCGAGATCGCGTTCGTCGAGAAGGTCGCGCGCGACGCGGGCGCCGAGGGCGCGTACATGTCGGACGTGCACGCCAACGGCGGCGCGGGTGGCAAGGAGCTGGCCGAGGCGGTCGTCAAGGCCGCCGACAAGCCGTCGCAATTCAACTACCTGTACCCGCTCGACCTGCCGATCAAGGACAAGATCGAGATCATCGCGACGAAGATCTACGGCGCGAGCGGCGTGGAGTACCAGCCCGACGCCGAGAAGAAGATCAAGCTGTACAACGAGCTCGGCTTCGACAAGCTGCCGATCTGCATGGCCAAGACGCACCTGTCGCTCTCGCACGACCCGAATCTGAAGGGCGCGCCGAAAGGCTTCAAGCTGCCGATCCGCGACATCCGCGCCTCGGTCGGCGCCGGGTTCCTGTACCCGCTGTGCGGCGAGATGATGACGATGCCCGGCCTGCCGAGCGAGCCGGCGTTCCAAAAGGTCGATATCGACGCCAACGGCAAGATCGTCGGCATCTTCTAAACCACCTTCAACACCAAGTCACCAAGACACAAAGGAAACCAGGCTTGTTATTCTTGGTGCCTTTGTGTCTTGGTGTTGTCTTATTGCTGCCCGGCGTGCCGCCGCGTGCTCTGCTATAATGGCGGCATGTCACGTTGTTATGAGTATTCCTCATGCGCCACCTGATTCGCCGCTTCTGGTGGGTTCCCGTCCTCAGCGTCCTGCTCGCCGCGTGCGGCCCGTTTGCGGGCGCGCCCAAATGCGTGGCGCGCGCGGATGACCCGGGCGGCTATCTGCTCAAGATCTGCAACTACGTCGTCGACAACAAGCTCGACATCTCGCCGGGGACGCCTGAAACGCTGGCGATTCGCGAGATCGGCAAGGCGACGTACCAGGGTGGCGAGGTGATTGTGATATATCTGGCGTGCTGCTATATGGGCGACCGCGCGTTCATCGACCCGCAGAGCGGCGCGGTGGTCGGCTATTCGCTCGGAGCGAAATGAGATGATCGCTCCCGATCATGCGCTCGCGTTTCCCGTCGCGCCGGTGCTGTCGGCATACT
The sequence above is a segment of the Chloroflexota bacterium genome. Coding sequences within it:
- a CDS encoding efflux RND transporter periplasmic adaptor subunit, producing MRTRTLVGALLGLGLMLAVAACTDTQAVPVKPTPTAAAQVGGRPVGDRVIVEGRVVPVRRADLALSTTGVVAEVLVAEGDKVSAGQALLRLESKRQQAAVAQADAALARVIGARAGANAVLSKAQAALALLKAGPRAEDIAVARQGVAVARAELARVQSTSDPIALARAKADVEKAARAVQQAQFAYDRVKDAPFGNIGPEALRLEQTTIDYNLAQTVFAQLSQGPRATDLQAAQERATQAQTVQAQAEAGPRTEQIAAADADVAAASAALKNLDTDAAAAQAALDQAKFALADTELRAPFAGSVVTLNVKAGEAVPVGGFAVRLADLSAWQIETSDLTELNIASVREGAPVALTFDALPGAALSGKVGRIRAYGETRQGDIVYTAIIALDKPDARMRWNMTAKAAIEPQP
- a CDS encoding BtpA/SgcQ family protein; this translates as MTTTLLNQLFPVAKPIIAMAHFPPLPGTPLYNPRLGVDGMLKSMRDDIDKLVAGGVDGILFCNEGDRPYALHADFEAVAVMTRVITELAPRGRPFGVDFLWDAKAPLAVAKATGASFVREVFTGVYESDMGLWQPDAATMLRYRHNIDADDVRVFYNVTPEFASPLGTRSIGQRARSAVVSSLADAILVSGPMAGSEPDISWLREAKAAVGDSVPVLLNTGAKAENIREFLTVADGVIVGSYLKVDGYTWNPVDAARVAKFVAAVKEVRG
- a CDS encoding helix-turn-helix transcriptional regulator, which encodes MSVRHAVLGLLAGRPRHGYELRAAFEAVVGKENWDVKPAQIYTTLGRMEKLGLVAEQSVEQDGGPEKRIYAITPAGYEALREWFDASVAPEHQRDEFYIKLMLGLVTGAADPSQLINAQRGHLYRQLHAITAQRTRVDPAAELARLMLLEKAAMHLEADLRWLDLAEARLDEIRQQPLPEPDVKPRGRPRKQITNAKPAITAPHRR
- a CDS encoding formate--tetrahydrofolate ligase; the encoded protein is MLSDLEIAQAATLKPVLDIARPYGLTECDLDMYGPYKAKVHLDVLKRLGDRPQGKYIDVTAITPTPLGEGKTVTTIGLSQALHHIGKKVATCIRQPSMGPTFGIKGGAAGGGYSQVVPMEEFNLHLTGDIHAVSIAHNLLAAAIDNHIYHGNALEIDTHGITWNRVVDLNDRALRSVIVGLGGKANGRPRESGYDIAVASEVMAVLALSTSLQDLRQRLGRIVIGTTSKGKAVTAEDLKVAGAMTVLLKDALMPNILQTLEGNLAFVHCGPFANIAHGNNSIISDQIALKLADYVVTESGFGADMGMEKFMDIKCRYSGLVPSVVVVVATLRALKMHGGAGRVVAGKALPKEIAAENLPALEKGITNLQKQIENARLFGVPCVVAVNQFTGDSDREIAFVEKVARDAGAEGAYMSDVHANGGAGGKELAEAVVKAADKPSQFNYLYPLDLPIKDKIEIIATKIYGASGVEYQPDAEKKIKLYNELGFDKLPICMAKTHLSLSHDPNLKGAPKGFKLPIRDIRASVGAGFLYPLCGEMMTMPGLPSEPAFQKVDIDANGKIVGIF
- a CDS encoding FGGY-family carbohydrate kinase: MPAYLLGIDVGTTATKMILVNDGGRIVAETSRPSALTAPQSTWAEEDPAQWWDNVCMLVPVVLSQAGVKPTDVAAIGACGMVPALVLLDAGGAVLRPAIMQSDARAVDEIAAQRRQTDEADILARTGSPITQQSIGPKLAWLRKHEPDVMRRAARLMGSYEYITSRLTGIYTVERNWALESGLFDLHKEDWGDRLLRLAGIERAWLGDVHWPADVIGTVTRDAARATGLAEGTPVVTGSADHVASAFSAGLRQQGDLLVKLGGSGDVLFTLDHAETDPRLYLDYHVIPGKFILNGCMASSGSLIRWFRDTFAPGADYAQLDAEAASLPAGADGLILLPYFLGEKTPLNDPLARGTLVGLTLSHTRAHVFRAVLEGISFGFQHHMDVLAEHNYRPARGRLTNGGAHSALWRQITSDVLGLPLEAIAHHPGSSLGAAFVAGKGVGVFADWGDIERCIEVSSVTQPNMRNHERYRVLFPLYREIYEKLRDTYPALVRITAQGASAT
- a CDS encoding ABC transporter ATP-binding protein, giving the protein MPLIQTENLTKIYGKDEAQVIALDHVSISVEGGEFVAVMGPSGCGKSTLLHLLGGLDRPSEGHVNIDGSSLSSMSDDALTALRRRKIGFVFQFFNLIPILDAVDNASLPLLLDGKSPAESKQKAAEWLTKVGLGARLANRPDQLSAGQQQRVAIARALITDPKLVLADEPTGNLDTRSADEIAGLLQQVAKEWGRAVLMVTHDPRIAAYADRIIFLKDGKLVNDTHLTTPQAGRQEMIAGEMKANA